Proteins encoded together in one Capricornis sumatraensis isolate serow.1 chromosome 3, serow.2, whole genome shotgun sequence window:
- the NTAN1 gene encoding protein N-terminal asparagine amidohydrolase isoform X2 — translation MNAIKSFSDHTQCGRLEVHLVGGFNDDRQLSQKLTHQLLSEFDRQEDDIHLVTLCVTELNDREENESHFPIIYGIAVNIKTAEIYRASFQDRGPEEELRAARALTGGPMISIYDAKTEQLRIGPYSWTPFPHVDFWLQQDDKQILENLSTSPLAEPPHFVEHIRSTLMFLKKHPSPANTLFPGNKALLYQKNEDGLWEKISSPGS, via the exons GCTGGAAGTACACCTCGTGGGAGGCTTCAATGACGATAGGCAGTTGTCACAGAAACTGACTCATCAGCTCCTTA GTGAATTCGACAGACAAGAAGATGACATTCATCTGGTGACGTTGTGTGTGACAG aATTAAATGACCgggaagaaaatgaaagccaCTTTCCAATAATTTACGGCATTG CTGTCAACATCAAAACCGCGGAAATCTACAGAGCCTCCTTCCAAGACCGAGGTCCAGAGGAGGAGCTGCGGGCCGCCCGAGCTTTAACAGGAGGACCA aTGATTAGCATTTACGATGCAAAGACAGAGCAACTTCGTATAGGACCGTATTCCTGGACGCCATTTCCCCATGTGGATTTCTGGTTGCAGCAAGATGATAAGCAGATACTAGAG AACCTTTCCACGTCACCTCTGGCTGAGCCCCCCCACTTTGTTGAACATATCAGATCTACCttgatgtttttaaagaaacaccCTTCTCCAGCTAACACACTGTTTCCTGGGAACAAGGCTCTACTCtaccaaaaaaatgaagatggctTATGGGAAAAGATCTCTTCCCCAGGAAGCTAA